AAGATATTCAACATCGGGCAGTTCGTGGGAAGGTTCTTCGACGGGAAGCCGGCGGAGACCGGAGAGCTCAGAGTATCTGACAGGTGGATAATAAGCCGCTATTCCCAGACGGTGGAGGCGGCGACCGCATACCTTGACGGATACCAGTTCGATAAAGCGATGAAAGAGGTAGAATCATTCGTCTGGCACGACCTTGCGGACAACTACATAGAGATGGTGAAGGCAAGAAAAGACCCGGCTGTCAAGTACACTTTGTACAATGTCTTCCTGGGAAGCATAAAGATGATAGCGCCCATCATGCCGCACGTGGTCGAGGACATATATCAGGAGCACTTCGCCGCCCACGAGGGGGAGAAGAGCGTCCATATAACGGACTGGCCCTCTCCGATCTTCATCGATGACGTGGCTATCCGGACAGGAGAGGCCGTAACGGACATAACGTCCGCCATAAGGGCCTGGAAATCCGAGAAGAAGATGCCTCTCAACGCTGAGCTGTCGATGGTCGAGATCATCGGCGAGGATGCGCCCGAGCTTCAGGAGAGCTCCCAAGATATAACCGAGACATCCAAGATCAAGGAACTCGTCTTCTCGAAGAAAGCGGAGCTGAAAGAGGAGGTTGCCGGCATAAAGCCGGTCCACTCTAAGCTCGGCCCGGCGTTCAAAGGAAAAGCCAAAGGCATAGTTTCCGCTCTCGCCGCTTTGTCCCCGAAGGATGCGCTGAATGTTATGACGTCCGACGGGCTCGCACTCAGCGTCGACGGGGAGCTGATCACCCTGGCGCCGGAGTTCTTCGAGATGGAAAAGACGCTGACGCTGGACGGCAAAGCTGTGGAAACCATACAGCTGGGGAATACCCTGATAGTGCTGGAGATCTGAATCAGTCCTGCGACACTCTCACGGTGACCTTCTTATTTTTGAATCTGACCTTGGGGAGGTCCATCATCATCCTGTTGCCGAAGTCCATATGCACTTCCACTATCGACGAGTCGGGCCCTACCTCTATCTTGCCTATGGCAAAGTCCCTTATCTTCGCCGCTCTGATTATATGTTCGGCGAGACCCACCTTACCAAGGCCGTCGTTCTTTCCGAGGTTCACCTGGAACCTCACCATACCGTAGACGTTGGAGATCTGGTCATAGTCGATGACCTTCCTGATGGTGTCCCTTGTCCCCTCTTCGGCCTCGGGGACCTCTCTCTTCTCTATGCTCATCTCCGTCCTGAGCTCGAACTCTCTGATGAAATGCTCTTCTTCGGAGGTCACGAAGGATATCGCTATGCCTTCTTTGCCCGCCCTTCCGGTGCGTCCTATCCTGTGGATGTAGTTGTCGACGTCTTCCGGCATGTCGTAGTTTATCACATAGGAGATATCGTCTATGTCCAGGCCCCTTGCCGCGACATCCGTGGCGATGAGGATCTGTATCTTATCCTCCTTGAAGTCATTGAGTACTTTCTCCCTTTTCTGCTGCGGCATATCTCCGTGGATCGCCTTGACCTTGTAGTCCAGCTGGGTGAGCCTTTCGTCCAGGATGTCCACCATCTTCTTGGTCTGACAGAATATTATCGCCTTCGGCTTATCTATATCCAGTATCCTCGTCAGCGCCCAGGATTTGTTCCTCCTTCCCACCGAAATATAGTACTGTTTGGTGAGGTCGAGGACCATTTCGTCCTGAGAAACGCTGATCTCCTTCGGTTTGATCATGTAGTCGCCGGCCAGGCGTTTGATGTCTTCCGGCAGGGTTGCCGAGAACATCATCGTCTGCCTGCTCTTGGGCATTGATGACAGTATGAACTCTATATCTTCTATGAAACCCATGTCGAGCATCCTGTCGGCCTCGTCCAGGACCATTATCTTTATTTTACTGAGGTTAAGGACACCTCTGTGTATCATGTCCATCACCCTTCCGGGAGTCCCGGCGATGATGTCCGCGCCTTTCTCTAGCTTTTT
This sequence is a window from Candidatus Methanoplasma cognatum. Protein-coding genes within it:
- a CDS encoding DEAD/DEAH box helicase; translated protein: MISKFTDLGISEDIAKALDDMGWEEPTPIQTEAVPTGLKGLDMFAQAQTGTGKTGVFGSIILQRTESRQKLPAAIILVPTRELANQVAEQLTMIAKYTGHETVPIYGGASIEGQIKKLEKGADIIAGTPGRVMDMIHRGVLNLSKIKIMVLDEADRMLDMGFIEDIEFILSSMPKSRQTMMFSATLPEDIKRLAGDYMIKPKEISVSQDEMVLDLTKQYYISVGRRNKSWALTRILDIDKPKAIIFCQTKKMVDILDERLTQLDYKVKAIHGDMPQQKREKVLNDFKEDKIQILIATDVAARGLDIDDISYVINYDMPEDVDNYIHRIGRTGRAGKEGIAISFVTSEEEHFIREFELRTEMSIEKREVPEAEEGTRDTIRKVIDYDQISNVYGMVRFQVNLGKNDGLGKVGLAEHIIRAAKIRDFAIGKIEVGPDSSIVEVHMDFGNRMMMDLPKVRFKNKKVTVRVSQD